The Arachis ipaensis cultivar K30076 chromosome B05, Araip1.1, whole genome shotgun sequence nucleotide sequence ttttatataaatagtttaattaaaaaactaatttaaattggATCAAACAGTTACTTTTACTCTCTTATTTTGTAGAGTTCGACACGGCAGTCGCTGAGTTGTTTAGTTTGGGTTAaattgggttgggccttgggcgcAATACGGCCCGGTCGCCTGGTTCGGCCCGTTCGACCCAATTTTagaccaaattctttaaaattagtgtcaaaattcttgttttaattagctctacctcattaaactataaaatttcattatcttagattaataattaatttatgagctaattatttactaatttctcaaattttacatcttaccccctaacagaaattttcatcCTCGAAAATTCGCTCTCAAATCTTCACATACGCTCCTCAGATTCAACCGACCTCATATCATTCATTTTATTATTCACCCAAGTCCATATACAAGATCATAAACTTAATCAAATCCAAACCTAAGTCATGTTATTTGTTTCACTCTTAGCTTCATCTAACTCTTTCTCAACGACTACATATTTTCTTATCCTTTAGGGGTGCCatctaaatcaaattaaatcctGAATCCTTCCCGCCATCTCGAACAGTAAACAATTTTCTCAATCTCTTCATATGAATCAACCCATTATAACCTAAACCACACATTCACACTTCTCATTCTTTGACCCTATGCCAATTCTCAAATCATTCTCATATCCCAAGACTTCTTCCTCACGTCCCTACAGTTCTATAATTGCCAAAATCACCGTGCTTTCGCATCGCTACTTTGATTATAAGCCACTAAGAACTTAATTACTCGTCTACTCCGCCAGAACACTCCTTGAATCTCTTTACCTCTCTAACTAAATGCTATCTACCATTTGTTCAGCTGTACGAGTTCAAATCCTTGGTTGTCTCCTTACCTAATCCATCACCGCCTCCATCACAATTCCTAAGTTACCAACTCTATCCCTTTCAGTAGTAACTCGCACAGTAGCAACCCTAAAGTCAGTCGTATCATCTTGCTCGCATCCACAAGACGCCCCTTGGGTCTTGTCCATACTGAataattgatattaaggtgatcagtcttaatatcttaAGCCTAGTGCTTTGAATTTCCAAAGGTAATGCTCATGAATATTTATGCTATATATGTCAAGCAGACATCCTAAATAGCATATGCACATAGccagagtatgctcagaagcatagtcagtctatTCTCCAGGCTCTATGGGAAcgaattgctctgataccataatgtaacaccttaccacacagagtcttatgcttaagtcataaaatagaggtggtgaggtattatgacgtctaaaagtaaaattatatatatatatatagttgaaagaagttttatctaggagcctttgaagaaaagttaaAACAAAAGCGTTAAATAAAAAAGGCGCAACACTCACGTCAACGATAGCATAACCGAAATAAGATAAGAGTAAGTTGAACATGGTTATATGCTAAAGAGTTCCAAGATACAAATAATAAAGCTTCTGACTCGGTTCGCGAAGATAAACTGACTAGAGCACATAAGCATATATACATATGTACAAGAGAGAGTTCCCAAATCTGCCCAAAATACAGTTTTCAGAACCTAATTCTCCAAAGTAACCTCTAAAAGGAGTAATACATCATATACAGAAGTGGTGGTGATAATATGTATCTACATAAAAACATAATAACCAAAATGCAAAAGATCCTTGCTGTAAGAAGCTCCCAAAATGCCTCAGCGAGGTGCCTCACGTCATatatctgaaaaccacaaaatatgttTGGGGTGAGAACccgaggttctcagtatggtaatagtgctcACATAACTAACATAAAAGGTCCCGAGAAAGTCAAAGACGATCCTAGAACTTCCGACATAtgatttaatattataaaaacataataaaccAAAATTAGATTAGGCAACTAACTAAGGGTCTTTATTCTATCTAATACTCCCATTTCCAACTCCTCCAAACCTCCCAACCGCCACTGGAATAATTTGTTTCAAACACAGATATTATAcgcaaggaaatcacaattaagATTCAGATACAATAGATAAACAGGTAGCAAGTAGTTTATGCAATCAGTTAGACATTCCAAACAAAGAACACCAAACaaacacatagatgcatatgatgcatgcctgttctatggctgatgagtctcatctgtcagttataaatCCAAACCCAACATGTCCAGTAGCTAACCTTGGACAAAATACCAAATACGGAGCAAGTGGAATAATGCCGCAACtcttgcatcttacccgcgtaCCCAGAGCAGGGGACAACTTCACCCTTCCCTCTTATCTAGGTGGTGTTACAGTTctcaacccggagcaagcggTGTCAGaactcaacccttgcatcttacccagaGTTTCGAACTCTTAACTGGAGCAAGTGGATAATACCACTACATCTTACCCGGCATTCTCGTCTCTTACCCGGAGCAAGCGGATAACACTACTGCATCTTATTCGGAGGCATATTACAATTAAATTCAAACtcattttcattatcattccaaTTCATTTATAATCATTCAATTTCTCAACATTTCTGTGCTTCCTTAACATATACCCGGCGCGAGTGCCCAGTGCCACCGCCTCTTACCCAGTCACATCTATCtcattgtcattcaattcattatTTAATCAATTACAATtcatcagcatcatcatcatATTCATCCATCACTTCTTACTTTATATCACCAACCCTTCCCTAAATCAGTTAACACTTCACAAGACTCTTCCACATATTTTCTCCATTTATTTTACAGACTTACCTTCACTCTGAGGCTTAAGACTCATTAACAAACTTTAAACGGGTGTATAAGTGGCTTGAAAAACTAGAGGTTGGTTAAACTTTGAAAATTACATTTCTGCCAAACAGGGGTTCCGTGTACGTGAGACAGTGGCTGCTACGCGGGAGTGTGAAAATTGGCATCTCGCGTACGCAAGTCATGAAACAACATTACTTGCTCGCGTCGCGTACAGGTGCTCACGTACGCGAGCCTTCAAAATAGGGGACCCCATGTGCGCGTgttagaaaattaaatcaagagGTATGCAAGTAACAAAAGTTTAGAAAAGTCAAAGGCAAAATTCAATTTGAATTCAAAGTGGTTACAAGTTCATGGTTTATCACCAAGATTCTACAAACTTCTTGTGCTATCTATCAACTTGCATGGATTAGAATTTTCATGAAGCATGGTTAAAGAATTAAAGAAGCAAAGTTTGAGTTGAATACAATAATCATCAATTGGCTAGATATTGCTAGAAGCTAGCATATTGGAAGCTTGAAGATCTTTGAAGAACATTCAAGAGAATAGCACAACTACAACATTCTACAAcattaaagaaattcaaaatcaaattgaattgaaattagaAGATTATGGAAACTACATGAATACAAGTTGAAAGAAGATTCATGAAGCCAACTCATAAAATAGTGGTCATTACAAAATTGAGTTGTGattcataaattattattttagtagaAAACATTGCCTATATAAAGGCACATATACCTTATGTATTTTGCGTGTTCCATAATGAAATGTATATGTTTTGAAATGTGAAAATTCTCTCCTTTGTTTTATGAGTGTTAGTGAGTTTGAGAGATGAAAAATATGATAATGTCATTTATATGAGTGAGTGATCCTAGGGCCAATTAGTTGTGGGTATTATACTTACATTTGGTATTAGAGTTGGTTAATCCAGCGTCTGGTGTTTGAGAGTTTGTAAGGTGTGGGAGAGTTCTCACATAGTTGTTGATTTATAGAGCCGGTATGGCAAACACTTTCAATATTGTGTGGTCCGGTCCTAAGTTAGATGGAAAACTTGATTATAGTTATTGGGAGACTTTGATGTCTACCCATTTGAAGGCCCAGAACCTGTGAAATTTCATTGAACCGGGTTTGCAAGAAGGAGCAGATGCTGCCCAACAGAGGAGAGATCAATTGGCGCTATCTCAAATTCATCAAGGAGTAGATTATACGGTGTTTGGCAAAATAGCAAATGCCAAAAATGCAAAAGAAGCATGGAACACGTTGAAACTGTCATTCAAAGGCGTAGATAAAGCTCAGAAAGTAAAGCTACAGTCTTTAAGAAGAGAATATGAAAGGTATGAGATGTCGAGCTCAGAAACTATTGAGCAATATTTTACTCGTGTTACAGATCTTGTCAATAAGATGAGAGTCTTTGGAGAAGATATGCCCGATAGCAAAGTAGTGGAGAAAATTCTTCGCACCATGCCAATAAAGTATGACCACGTGGTGACTACGATACTAGAGTCCCACGATATGGATACTATGACGATTGCAGAGTTGCAAGGAACCATGGAAAGCCACATCAGTAGAATACCGGAGAAGTCAGAAAAATCAACCGAGGAAGCCCTGAAAAGCCGAGTGAATTTCAACAACGTTGCAGAATCAAGCCGTACACAAGTAGGACGAGGTCGTGGTTTTAATTTTCAAAGTAGAGGCAAAGAAAGTTTCAGAGGTAGAGgtcgtggcaattacaaccaaggaagTTATAATAATTTTACACCACCTAATCAAGGAAGAGGTGGAACGAATTTCAGGCCTGTTAACTGAGGAAGAGGTCGAGGAAATTTTCATCAAGAAAGAACCTATTTCAACTGCTTTCATTGTGGAAAGTATGGACACAAAGCAGCAGATTGCAGATTCAAAATAGTGAATAACAATCAAGCACACATTGCAGAAAATCAGCATCAAAATACTGATGATAATCTGGGTACTCAAACTTTATTTTTTACAAGTAATTCATGTGCTGAAGATGAAAATATAtggtacttggataatgcttgcaGTAATCATATGTCTGGTAGAAAggagttattttcttctctagaTGATTCAGTTAAACTATTATTGAAGTTTGGTAATAGTACAAAGATCCCTATTGAAGGAAAATGGCACATACCAATTAGATTGAAGGATGGTTCTCTGAGTTATATTTCTGATGTTTTCTATGCTCCTGAACTTGATTACAATTTACTGAGTATGGGGCAATTATCTGAGAAGGGATATAAGATGATAACTTATCATGGATATTGCACTGTGTTTGACAACAACGAAAGGTTCATAGATAAAGCAAAGATGACTTCAAACAGAATGTTTCCATTAAAAATTCAACATATTAATTCCTCTTGCATGAGTTCTATGATACTTGATGATAACTGGTTGTGGCATATGCGGTTTGGGCATTTCCATTTTTTCTAGCCTAAACTACCTGTCAAGAAAAGGACTTGTTTCTGGTCTACCACGGATTCATATTCCCAATTGTGTTTGTGAGATTTGTCAACTGGGAAAGAAGCACAGAGATCCATTCCCTACAGGAAAGTCATGGAGAGCCAGAAGATTACTTGAAATTGTGCATTCAGATCTCTGTTCTGTAGAAGTTCCAAGTAATGGTGGTAGCAGGTACTTtatcacttttattgatgattttagtagATATACATGGGTATACTTTCTGAAGCAAAAATCAGAAGCATGTGATGTCTTTAAGACATTCAAGACATTTGTCAAAAAACAAAGTGGCTGTAAAATCAAAATTCTCAGAACAGACAGAGGAACAGAATATCTTGCATGTTCAGATTACTTTAAGCAACACGGAATTCAACACCAACTAATAACTAGATacactcctcaacaaaatggagttgCTGAAAAAAAGAACAGAACCATCATGGATATGGTTAGATGCATGCTCAAGTCAAAACAAATGCCTAAAGAATTTTGGGCAGAAGCAATTGCAACAGCAGTTCATATTTTAAACAGGTATCCAACAAAGAGTGTTCGTGATAAAACTCCAGAGGAAGCTTGGAGTGGAAAGCGGCCTTTCATTCACCATTTCAGAGTATTTGGGTGTATTACTTATGCCCACGTACCAGATCAATTAAGGAAGAAGTTAGATGACAAAGGTGAAAAGTGTATCTTTATCGGCTATAGCACAGACTCAAAAGCATACAAGCTATACAATCCAGAAACAAAAAAAGTGATCATCAGCAGAGACGTGACGTTTGACGAGAAAGACATGTGGGATTGGAACACAAAGATAGAAAAGCAACAGACTATAATTCCAAATACATGTGATGAAGTAGAAGAAAGGCAACCTGACACAACCGAACAACCAGAATCATCTAGAAGACCTCAAAGAGAGCGGAGACTACCTGCTAGATTAGCAGATTATGAAGTTGGCAATGACAACGATCCGTCCGATGAAGAAATCATAAATTTTGCTCTATTTTTAGATTGTGAGCCGTTGAACTTTGAAGAAGCCTTTAAAGACAACAATTGGAAGAAAGCAATGGATGAGGAGATTCATGCCATTGAAAAGAATGACACATGGGAGCTGACAGATTTACCAACAGATAAGAAGCCAATTGGAGTAAAGTGGGTTTACAAGACTAAGTACAAACCCAACGGTGAAGTTGATTGTTTCAAAGCAAGATTAGTTGCTAAGGGATACAAACAAAAGCCAGGTATCGATTATTTTGAAGTATTTGCTCCTGTTGCTAGATTAGACACTATTCGTATGATTATTTCACTCTCGGCTCAAAATAAGTGGAAGATACATCAGATGGATGTTAAGTCTGCATTTCTAACTGGCACTTTAGAAGAAGAAGTGTATATTGAGCAACCTGCAGGATATGAAgttcttggagaagaagataaAGTTTACAAATTGAAGAAAGCTTTGTACGGGTTAAAGCAAGCACCAAGAGCGTGGTACAAAAAGATTGATTCTTATTTCATTGAGAATGGTTTCAGAAGATGTCCGTTTGAGCATACTCTTTATATCAAGTTCGTT carries:
- the LOC110271951 gene encoding uncharacterized protein LOC110271951, translated to MSSSETIEQYFTRVTDLVNKMRVFGEDMPDSKVVEKILRTMPIKYDHVVTTILESHDMDTMTIAELQGTMESHISRIPEKSEKSTEEALKSRVNFNNVAESSRTQVGRGRGFNFQSRGKESFRGRGRGNYNQGSYNNFTPPNQGRGGTNFRPVN